In a single window of the Niabella ginsenosidivorans genome:
- a CDS encoding FAD-binding oxidoreductase: protein MSEKHIVKILSTDTITHDVKRFEVEKPQGYGFIPGQATEISIHKAGWQDKRNPFTFTSLNEWDHLEFTIKIYDNQDGVTHQLGLLQPGDELILHDVWGAIQYKGAGCFIAGGAGVTPFIAIFRQLHKEGLTGNNKLFFSNKTVADIILKDEFTKMLGQNFINTITQENAPGYDHRRIDEAYLKDMIRDFDQHFYICGPDLMVQTVQQALKNLGSPESVITVEI from the coding sequence ATGAGCGAAAAGCATATTGTAAAGATCTTATCTACGGATACTATAACCCATGATGTGAAAAGATTTGAGGTAGAAAAGCCGCAGGGTTACGGGTTTATTCCCGGACAGGCAACAGAAATAAGTATTCATAAAGCCGGCTGGCAGGATAAACGGAACCCATTTACATTTACTTCATTAAATGAATGGGACCACTTAGAATTTACGATAAAGATATATGATAACCAGGATGGTGTAACACATCAGCTGGGTTTATTACAACCGGGAGATGAATTGATTTTACATGATGTTTGGGGCGCCATCCAATACAAAGGAGCGGGCTGCTTTATAGCCGGCGGAGCGGGTGTTACACCGTTTATTGCCATTTTCAGACAATTGCATAAAGAGGGCTTAACCGGGAATAATAAATTATTCTTTTCCAATAAGACCGTAGCAGATATTATCCTGAAGGATGAGTTTACAAAAATGTTAGGACAGAATTTTATCAATACAATTACGCAGGAAAATGCGCCGGGCTATGATCATCGCCGGATTGACGAAGCCTATTTAAAAGACATGATCCGCGATTTCGATCAGCACTTTTATATCTGTGGCCCTGATCTTATGGTACAAACGGTTCAGCAGGCATTGAAAAATCTCGGCAGCCCGGAATCTGTAATTACCGTAGAAATATAA